In a genomic window of Allomeiothermus silvanus DSM 9946:
- a CDS encoding DNA polymerase Y family protein has protein sequence MSVNYLFADMNAYFASVEQQMRPELRGKPVGVVPVMAESTCCIAVSYEAKRYGVKTGTRVADARLLCPHIAIVEARPQLYIQVHREILKAIDTVLPIQAVLSIDEVVCKLIGVERKPHQAIRLAEAVKQAIKTQVGPYLRCSVGLGPNKLLAKVASDMKKPDGLTLLEPQTLPQALFGLRLCDFPGIGPRMEARFHSFGITTVEELYQLSPHQLSRIWGSSQIGTSWWRRLRGEDLPEAPTRRHSISHSRVLPPQERNDERAKAVLMRLVYKAAARLRHENYWTGSIRVFVAYLGRPLWHEECRLPSCQDTLTLIRATDRLWKHKPLGTPLKVGVILGNLEPDPSISWPLFSEDQKLIRLSQAIDQANRKFGAYSLYFAGMDMGKPKSEPRIAFNYIPNLEIAGV, from the coding sequence ATGTCGGTCAATTATCTCTTCGCGGATATGAACGCCTACTTCGCCTCGGTCGAACAACAGATGCGCCCCGAGCTGCGCGGCAAGCCGGTGGGGGTAGTCCCGGTGATGGCCGAGTCCACCTGCTGCATCGCGGTCAGCTACGAGGCCAAGCGGTATGGGGTCAAGACCGGCACCCGGGTTGCGGATGCCCGGCTACTTTGCCCCCACATTGCAATCGTAGAAGCCCGGCCCCAGCTTTACATACAAGTTCACCGAGAGATCTTGAAAGCGATTGACACGGTCCTCCCCATCCAGGCGGTGCTCTCGATCGACGAGGTGGTGTGTAAGCTGATCGGCGTGGAAAGGAAGCCGCATCAGGCGATACGACTAGCCGAGGCGGTAAAACAAGCCATCAAAACCCAAGTCGGGCCCTATCTGCGCTGCTCGGTGGGGCTGGGGCCCAATAAGCTCTTGGCCAAAGTGGCCTCGGACATGAAGAAGCCCGACGGGCTCACGCTGCTCGAGCCCCAGACGCTCCCTCAGGCCCTTTTTGGCTTGAGGCTATGCGACTTCCCCGGTATCGGCCCCCGGATGGAGGCCCGTTTTCACAGCTTCGGCATCACTACCGTGGAGGAACTGTACCAACTGAGCCCCCATCAGCTCTCCCGAATCTGGGGAAGCTCCCAAATCGGCACCTCCTGGTGGCGGCGCCTACGCGGGGAAGATTTGCCTGAAGCACCCACCCGGCGCCACTCCATCAGCCACTCACGCGTTCTCCCGCCGCAAGAGCGTAACGACGAGCGGGCTAAGGCCGTTCTAATGCGCCTGGTTTACAAAGCCGCAGCCCGGTTGCGCCACGAGAACTACTGGACGGGCTCGATCCGGGTGTTCGTCGCCTATCTGGGCCGCCCCCTCTGGCACGAGGAATGTCGGCTCCCATCTTGCCAAGATACCCTGACCCTGATTCGAGCAACCGACCGACTATGGAAGCACAAACCCCTGGGCACCCCCCTCAAAGTAGGGGTGATCCTCGGCAACCTTGAACCCGACCCCTCCATTTCTTGGCCGCTCTTCAGCGAGGATCAAAAGCTTATCCGGCTATCCCAAGCCATAGATCAGGCTAATCGCAAATTCGGGGCATATTCGCTGTACTTCGCCGGGATGGATATGGGAAAACCCAAAAGCGAGCCACGTATCGCGTTTAATTACATCCCGAACCTGGAGATTGCGGGAGTTTAG